In a genomic window of Pelotomaculum thermopropionicum SI:
- a CDS encoding predicted eukaryotic-type DNA primase codes for MERQSLKDLDVTVDGRRLRLTNLNKLMWPEGLTKADLIKYYSAVAPYILLYLANRPLVMKRYPDGLAGGAFYQKECPAYAPLWIKRQPVRHGGKVVNYIVCNDSATLIWLANQACIEMHAWPARAENLESPDLAVMDLDPAEGATFTDVLDIALMVRTVLDEFGLKSFPKTSGAGGIHLFIPVRPCYTWQQVAAAMKCVAGIVEGACPGRATTERKVEKRKGKVYLDYLQNAKGKTMAFQYSLRPLPGAPVSAPLLWQEVEKREVRPWQFNIDTIFQRLADRGDLYNGMQGLDQSLDELIKISTKKIFPAGRKISPQPRKEGD; via the coding sequence ATGGAAAGACAGTCCTTAAAAGATCTTGACGTTACGGTGGACGGCCGCAGGCTGAGGCTGACCAACCTGAACAAGCTGATGTGGCCGGAAGGCCTGACCAAGGCCGACCTGATCAAGTATTATTCGGCCGTGGCGCCGTACATTCTGCTTTATCTGGCCAACCGGCCTCTTGTTATGAAGCGCTATCCGGACGGCCTGGCAGGCGGGGCGTTCTACCAGAAGGAATGTCCTGCCTATGCTCCTTTGTGGATTAAAAGGCAGCCGGTGAGGCATGGCGGAAAAGTTGTAAATTACATAGTCTGCAACGACAGCGCAACCCTGATCTGGCTGGCCAACCAGGCCTGCATTGAAATGCACGCCTGGCCTGCCCGGGCGGAAAATCTGGAGAGCCCGGACCTGGCCGTAATGGATTTGGACCCGGCCGAGGGTGCCACCTTTACCGACGTGCTGGATATAGCCCTTATGGTCAGAACGGTGCTGGATGAATTTGGCCTGAAAAGCTTTCCCAAGACTTCCGGGGCCGGCGGAATACACCTGTTTATCCCCGTCAGGCCTTGTTATACCTGGCAGCAGGTTGCCGCGGCGATGAAGTGCGTTGCCGGAATAGTGGAAGGTGCCTGCCCGGGCAGGGCAACAACAGAAAGAAAAGTCGAAAAAAGAAAAGGCAAGGTGTACCTTGATTACCTGCAGAACGCAAAGGGAAAGACAATGGCCTTCCAATACAGCCTGCGGCCCTTGCCCGGTGCTCCCGTGTCCGCCCCGCTGCTCTGGCAGGAGGTTGAAAAAAGGGAGGTCAGGCCTTGGCAGTTTAACATTGATACCATTTTCCAGCGCCTTGCCGACCGGGGCGACCTTTATAACGGCATGCAAGGGCTGGACCAGTCGCTGGATGAACTTATAAAAATATCCACAAAGAAAATTTTCCCAGCCGGAAGGAAGATTTCCCCTCAACCCCGAAAAGAAGGGGATTAA
- the TopA gene encoding topoisomerase IA, giving the protein MSKTLVIVESPAKAKTISKFLGKKFTVKASMGHVRDLPKSQFGVDVKNGFKPKYITIRGKGDIIKDLRAAVKKADQVLIASDPDREGEAIAWHLQNLLEIDENESCRIEFNEITKQAIQKALQHPRPIDRNRVNAQQARRILDRLVGYNLSPLLWRKIKKGLSAGRVQSVAVRLICDREEEIQSFVPEEYWTLVASFVKTGEAPFEGRLIKFRDEKIDIPSKEKMQEVLENLKGARYTVEKVTRKEKSRKPPLPFITSTLQQEAYRKLNFTARKTMMVAQQLYEGLDLGREGTSGLITYIRTDSTRVSASAREEAQKYIVERFGARYAGRETPPVGPAGRKGKIQDAHEAIRPTSVQREPEQVKEYLTGDQYKLYKLIWSRFLASQMKPAVFDTTNIDIKAGEYLFRANGSVMKFPGFMKVYTESRDDEEKEEEKLLPELKEGEEIEARSLTPRQHFTQPPPRYTDASLVRALEEKGIGRPSTYAPIVETILKRGYVVRENKQFFPTELGMIVVDLLKKHFKEIIDIDFTAGMEESLDSIEEGELDWIKVLESFYGPFKNTLEKAENEIGHVQVAEEVTEEKCDRCGRSMVVKVGRYGKFLACPGFPECRSTKPLLEPVGAKCPRCEGELVVRRTKKGRKFLGCSNFPECEFVTWDQPSGTKCPECGGLMVEKKNAGKKGFLQCVSEDCGYKKTAGEKKAGKKNADTESMSAET; this is encoded by the coding sequence TTGTCTAAGACCCTTGTAATTGTGGAATCTCCTGCCAAGGCGAAAACCATAAGCAAGTTTTTGGGGAAGAAATTTACCGTAAAAGCTTCCATGGGGCACGTCAGGGATCTTCCCAAGAGCCAGTTCGGTGTGGATGTGAAAAACGGGTTTAAGCCCAAGTACATTACCATTCGCGGCAAGGGAGACATTATCAAGGACCTGCGGGCGGCGGTTAAAAAAGCCGATCAGGTGCTGATCGCCTCGGACCCCGACCGGGAAGGGGAGGCCATTGCCTGGCATCTTCAAAACCTTTTGGAAATTGATGAGAACGAATCCTGCCGGATCGAGTTTAACGAGATAACGAAACAGGCAATACAAAAGGCGCTGCAGCACCCCAGACCGATTGACCGAAACCGTGTCAATGCCCAACAGGCCCGGCGCATTCTTGACCGGCTGGTGGGGTACAACCTGAGCCCGCTTTTGTGGCGCAAGATTAAAAAAGGGTTGAGCGCCGGCAGGGTGCAGTCGGTTGCCGTTCGCCTGATCTGCGACAGAGAGGAAGAAATTCAGTCCTTTGTACCGGAGGAATACTGGACGCTGGTTGCCAGCTTTGTCAAAACGGGGGAGGCGCCTTTTGAAGGCAGGCTGATTAAGTTCAGGGATGAAAAAATCGATATCCCTTCTAAGGAAAAAATGCAGGAGGTGCTGGAAAACCTCAAAGGAGCGCGCTACACCGTAGAAAAGGTTACCAGAAAGGAGAAGTCCCGCAAGCCGCCCCTGCCCTTTATAACCAGCACCCTGCAGCAGGAAGCCTACCGTAAGCTAAACTTTACCGCCCGCAAGACGATGATGGTAGCCCAGCAGCTTTATGAAGGGCTCGACCTGGGCAGGGAGGGAACTTCCGGCCTTATAACCTATATCAGGACCGATTCCACCAGGGTTTCGGCATCTGCCAGGGAAGAGGCCCAGAAGTATATCGTTGAGCGTTTTGGCGCCCGGTATGCGGGCAGGGAAACACCGCCGGTGGGGCCTGCGGGGAGAAAGGGTAAAATTCAGGATGCCCATGAGGCCATCCGGCCCACTTCGGTCCAGAGGGAGCCTGAACAGGTAAAGGAATATTTGACAGGCGACCAGTATAAGCTCTACAAGCTGATCTGGTCACGCTTTCTGGCCAGCCAGATGAAACCGGCCGTTTTTGATACGACCAACATTGACATAAAAGCGGGGGAATACCTGTTCCGGGCCAACGGTTCGGTGATGAAATTTCCCGGCTTTATGAAGGTATACACTGAAAGCAGGGATGACGAGGAAAAGGAGGAGGAAAAGCTGCTGCCGGAGTTGAAGGAAGGGGAAGAAATAGAGGCCCGCTCCCTCACGCCCAGGCAGCACTTCACCCAGCCGCCGCCCCGTTATACCGATGCCTCTCTGGTTAGGGCCCTTGAAGAAAAAGGCATAGGCCGGCCGAGCACCTATGCCCCGATTGTCGAAACCATTCTGAAAAGAGGCTATGTGGTAAGGGAAAACAAGCAGTTTTTCCCTACGGAGCTGGGTATGATAGTTGTGGATCTGTTAAAAAAGCACTTCAAAGAAATAATTGATATAGATTTTACCGCCGGCATGGAAGAGAGCCTGGACAGCATAGAGGAGGGCGAACTGGACTGGATTAAGGTTCTGGAAAGTTTTTACGGCCCCTTTAAAAACACGCTGGAAAAGGCTGAGAATGAAATCGGCCACGTTCAGGTGGCAGAGGAAGTTACGGAAGAAAAATGTGACCGGTGCGGCCGTAGCATGGTCGTTAAGGTTGGCCGTTACGGAAAGTTTCTGGCCTGTCCCGGTTTTCCGGAATGTCGCAGCACCAAGCCCCTGCTGGAGCCTGTGGGGGCGAAGTGCCCCCGCTGTGAAGGGGAACTGGTGGTGCGCCGCACCAAAAAGGGCAGAAAGTTTTTGGGCTGCAGCAACTTTCCGGAGTGCGAATTTGTAACTTGGGATCAGCCTTCAGGTACCAAGTGCCCCGAGTGCGGGGGCCTGATGGTGGAGAAGAAAAACGCCGGCAAAAAGGGCTTCCTGCAGTGTGTCAGCGAAGACTGCGGTTATAAGAAGACGGCCGGGGAAAAGAAGGCAGGAAAGAAGAACGCGGATACCGAAAGCATGAGCGCTGAGACCTGA
- the Gid gene encoding NAD(FAD)-utilizing enzyme possibly (involved in translation): MTGRTVTVVGAGLAGAEAAWQAARRGIKVKLYEMRPEKLTPAHRSGYFAELVCSNSLRAAALENAVGLLKEEMRHLDSLVMACADVTSVPAGGALAVDRDLFARCVTERIAGNPLIEICREEVTAIPEGEAVIIATGPLTSDALASDISRFTGENCLFFYDAVAPIVAAESINMGKVFRSSRYGKGEAAYLNCPLSREEYEVFWEALVKAEKAPRKEFEKELHFEGCMPVEVLAARGKETLLYGPMKPVGLIDPRTGRRPYAVVQLRQENAAATLFNMVGFQTGLKWDEQKRVFRLIPGLEEAEFVRFGVMHRNTFINSPVLLHPTFQTRKNPALFFAGQITGVEGYVESAASGLMAGINAARLLAGKEPLVFPRNTAHGSLAHYITAADPAHFQPMNINFGLFPPFEARIRDKKERYRTVAKKALESIDRFKETLL, from the coding sequence ATGACTGGACGGACAGTAACCGTTGTCGGTGCAGGTCTGGCAGGCGCAGAAGCGGCCTGGCAGGCGGCCAGAAGAGGAATAAAAGTTAAACTCTATGAAATGCGGCCCGAAAAGCTTACGCCAGCCCACCGGAGCGGATATTTTGCCGAACTGGTTTGCAGCAACTCTTTGCGGGCTGCCGCCTTGGAAAATGCGGTCGGGCTTTTAAAAGAAGAAATGAGGCATCTGGATTCCCTGGTTATGGCCTGCGCCGATGTGACGTCGGTGCCGGCGGGCGGTGCCCTGGCGGTTGACAGGGACCTTTTTGCCCGCTGTGTGACGGAAAGAATTGCCGGAAACCCTTTAATAGAGATTTGCCGGGAAGAGGTAACCGCCATACCCGAAGGCGAAGCCGTTATTATTGCCACCGGGCCGCTTACCTCGGATGCCCTGGCTTCAGACATCAGCCGGTTTACCGGAGAAAACTGCCTCTTTTTTTACGATGCCGTGGCCCCTATAGTGGCGGCCGAGTCAATTAACATGGGCAAAGTTTTCCGCTCTTCGCGCTATGGCAAAGGCGAGGCTGCATACCTGAACTGCCCGTTGAGCAGGGAAGAGTACGAGGTTTTTTGGGAAGCCCTGGTTAAAGCAGAAAAGGCTCCCCGCAAGGAGTTTGAAAAGGAATTGCACTTCGAGGGCTGCATGCCGGTTGAAGTCCTGGCGGCAAGAGGAAAAGAGACGCTGCTTTACGGACCGATGAAACCCGTTGGATTGATTGACCCGCGTACAGGCCGGAGGCCCTACGCGGTGGTCCAGTTAAGGCAGGAAAATGCCGCAGCCACCCTGTTTAACATGGTCGGTTTCCAGACCGGTTTGAAGTGGGATGAGCAAAAGCGCGTCTTCCGCCTTATTCCCGGTTTGGAAGAGGCCGAATTTGTCCGGTTCGGGGTAATGCACAGAAACACTTTCATAAATTCGCCCGTTCTGCTGCATCCCACATTTCAGACCAGAAAAAACCCGGCCCTGTTTTTTGCCGGCCAGATAACCGGCGTGGAGGGCTACGTTGAGTCGGCAGCTTCGGGGCTGATGGCAGGTATCAATGCTGCCCGCCTGCTGGCAGGGAAAGAGCCTCTGGTTTTCCCCAGAAACACCGCCCACGGTTCCCTTGCCCACTATATAACCGCGGCCGACCCCGCTCATTTTCAGCCGATGAACATAAATTTCGGCCTTTTTCCGCCGTTTGAGGCAAGAATTCGCGATAAAAAAGAGCGGTACAGGACGGTAGCTAAAAAGGCCCTGGAATCAATCGACAGGTTCAAGGAGACGCTTCTGTAA
- the HslU gene encoding ATP-dependent protease HslVU (ClpYQ), ATPase subunit → MEELTPRRIVEELDKYIVGQKNAKKAVAIALRNRYRRKKLPEDFKDEVMPKNILMIGPTGVGKTEIARRLARLVKAPFVKVEATKFTEVGYVGRDVEGMVRDLVETSIRMVKQEKMAMVEDRAQKMAEEKIIELLAPYPVQQTAARNPLELLFGAARQAEQTDKNQEQRIKRIDFEREMLREKLARGELENEYLEIEVEDSKPPMLEIFTASGGMEEMGVNLQDMLGGLFPKKKHKRRVTVREARKILTQQEAQKLIDMDEVTAAAIKRAEEDGIIFLDEIDKIAGREGYGPDVSRGGVQRDILPIVEGSTVMTKYGPVKTDHILFIAAGAFHISKPSDLIPELQGRFPIRVELESLTCEDFQQILTEPRNALIKQYTELLATEGVKVKFTENSLVEIAKIAYTVNEQTENIGARRLHTILEKLLEDISFEAPELTGKEIVIDREIVLEKLGELAKNKDLSRYIL, encoded by the coding sequence ATGGAAGAGCTGACGCCACGGCGCATTGTTGAAGAGCTTGATAAGTACATTGTAGGCCAGAAAAATGCCAAGAAGGCTGTGGCTATTGCATTGCGAAACCGCTACCGCCGGAAGAAGCTGCCGGAGGATTTCAAAGACGAGGTAATGCCGAAAAACATTCTGATGATCGGCCCCACAGGGGTGGGCAAGACCGAAATAGCCAGGCGCCTTGCCAGACTGGTCAAGGCGCCGTTTGTGAAAGTGGAGGCCACCAAATTTACAGAAGTGGGATATGTGGGCAGGGACGTAGAGGGCATGGTGCGCGATCTGGTTGAAACGTCAATCAGAATGGTCAAGCAGGAAAAAATGGCCATGGTTGAGGACCGGGCCCAAAAAATGGCCGAAGAAAAAATAATCGAACTGCTGGCACCGTACCCGGTTCAGCAAACTGCAGCGCGAAACCCTCTGGAACTGCTCTTCGGCGCTGCCAGGCAGGCCGAGCAGACGGATAAAAACCAGGAGCAGAGAATAAAAAGAATTGATTTTGAGAGGGAGATGCTGAGGGAAAAACTGGCCAGAGGAGAACTGGAAAACGAATATCTTGAAATAGAAGTAGAGGACAGCAAGCCGCCGATGCTCGAAATCTTTACAGCGTCCGGCGGCATGGAAGAAATGGGCGTAAACCTGCAGGATATGCTGGGCGGGCTTTTTCCCAAAAAGAAGCACAAACGCCGGGTGACGGTAAGGGAAGCCCGCAAAATTCTGACCCAGCAGGAGGCCCAAAAACTAATCGATATGGACGAGGTGACCGCTGCGGCCATCAAGCGGGCTGAGGAAGACGGGATTATTTTCCTCGATGAAATAGATAAAATTGCCGGGCGGGAAGGTTACGGCCCCGACGTATCCAGAGGGGGAGTGCAGCGCGACATCCTTCCGATTGTTGAAGGGTCGACCGTAATGACCAAGTACGGCCCGGTAAAAACCGATCATATCCTTTTTATCGCGGCAGGAGCCTTTCACATCTCTAAGCCGTCCGATCTGATCCCGGAACTGCAGGGACGCTTCCCGATCCGTGTAGAACTGGAAAGCTTGACCTGCGAGGATTTTCAACAAATTTTGACAGAGCCGAGAAACGCCTTAATCAAGCAATATACTGAACTGCTGGCCACTGAAGGCGTAAAGGTCAAATTTACGGAAAATTCTCTTGTAGAAATTGCAAAAATCGCTTATACTGTTAATGAGCAAACGGAGAACATAGGCGCGCGAAGGCTGCACACCATTTTAGAAAAGCTTCTTGAAGATATTTCATTTGAAGCGCCGGAACTTACCGGGAAGGAAATTGTAATAGACCGGGAAATTGTTCTGGAAAAACTGGGTGAACTGGCTAAAAATAAAGATTTAAGCCGTTATATTTTGTAA
- the Smf gene encoding predicted Rossmann fold nucleotide-binding protein (involved in DNA uptake), whose product MDDRIYWLGWQLLMPGAGKRLWHLVEHFGSPRAAWEAGVKELAEAPGIGEEGPGGLARRKAALDPVREAGRLESMGITFVCHTDPCYPENLLAIYDPPPVIFVRGSLKSSDKLSVAVVGSRRPSPYGQLVAGKLARDLAATGITVVSGMARGIDSAAHRGALEGGGRTLAVLGCGPDVVYPRENRRLMEKIINNGAVISEYPPGTPPEPWRFPVRNRIISGLARGTVVVEAAEKSGALITADFALDQGRDVMAVPGNVTSPLSRGPHRLIKQGARLVEGAGDVLDEIGLENLFPVKKDEPGEAVKMSREEEAVYSLLSVDPVPLDEIIGRSGLTPQKAMAALMYLELKGLARQMPGKFYTRTERNVF is encoded by the coding sequence TTGGATGATAGAATATACTGGTTAGGATGGCAGCTTCTCATGCCGGGAGCCGGTAAAAGGCTCTGGCATTTGGTAGAGCATTTCGGCTCGCCCCGGGCGGCCTGGGAGGCCGGCGTTAAAGAACTGGCAGAAGCGCCGGGGATAGGGGAGGAAGGCCCCGGCGGGCTGGCGCGGCGCAAGGCCGCCCTGGACCCGGTTAGAGAAGCCGGCCGGCTGGAGTCAATGGGGATAACGTTTGTATGTCACACCGATCCCTGTTATCCCGAAAACCTTTTGGCCATTTACGACCCGCCGCCGGTGATATTTGTGCGAGGAAGCCTTAAATCCTCTGATAAGCTTTCGGTAGCAGTAGTCGGTTCGCGCAGGCCGTCCCCTTACGGGCAGCTTGTAGCCGGAAAGCTGGCCAGGGATCTGGCTGCTACGGGCATAACCGTTGTGAGCGGAATGGCCAGGGGCATAGATTCGGCGGCGCACCGCGGGGCGCTGGAAGGGGGAGGCAGGACGCTGGCCGTTCTCGGATGCGGGCCAGACGTGGTTTACCCCAGGGAAAACCGCAGGCTGATGGAAAAGATTATAAATAACGGTGCGGTTATCAGCGAATACCCGCCGGGAACCCCTCCGGAACCGTGGCGTTTTCCCGTCCGCAACCGCATTATCAGCGGGCTGGCCAGGGGGACGGTGGTGGTGGAGGCTGCCGAAAAAAGCGGCGCCCTGATTACAGCCGATTTTGCCCTTGATCAAGGCCGCGATGTGATGGCCGTACCCGGGAACGTCACCAGCCCGTTGAGCCGCGGGCCGCACCGGCTGATTAAACAGGGCGCCAGGCTGGTGGAGGGGGCGGGCGATGTTTTGGACGAAATCGGACTGGAAAATCTTTTTCCTGTTAAGAAAGATGAACCGGGGGAAGCGGTTAAAATGAGCAGGGAAGAGGAGGCAGTTTACAGCCTGCTGTCGGTAGATCCGGTGCCTTTAGACGAGATTATCGGCAGGTCCGGACTCACTCCCCAGAAAGCAATGGCTGCTTTAATGTATCTGGAACTTAAAGGCTTGGCCAGACAGATGCCCGGCAAGTTTTACACCCGCACGGAGCGGAACGTGTTCTAA
- the HslV gene encoding ATP-dependent protease HslVU (ClpYQ), peptidase subunit, producing MFHATTIVAVRKGGKVAVAGDGQVTFGQNTIIKKGARKIRRLYKDSVLAGFAGSVADAITLFEKFEGKLEEYHGNLQRAAVELAKDWRTDRILRRLEALLIVADKENLLIISGSGEVIEPDDGVAAIGSGGPYALAAARALVRHTSMEAEDIAREALAVAAEICVYTNDNIIVERL from the coding sequence ATGTTTCACGCTACAACCATAGTTGCGGTCAGGAAAGGTGGTAAGGTTGCCGTTGCCGGTGACGGGCAGGTTACCTTCGGCCAGAACACCATTATCAAGAAAGGGGCCAGAAAGATCAGGCGCCTTTACAAGGACAGCGTACTGGCCGGTTTTGCCGGTTCGGTGGCCGATGCCATCACCTTGTTTGAAAAATTCGAGGGCAAACTGGAGGAGTACCACGGGAACCTGCAAAGGGCGGCGGTAGAGCTGGCCAAAGACTGGCGTACCGACAGGATTTTAAGGCGGCTGGAGGCATTGCTGATAGTGGCCGATAAAGAAAACCTCCTAATCATATCCGGCAGCGGCGAGGTGATCGAACCGGATGACGGCGTGGCGGCCATCGGCTCGGGAGGACCTTATGCTCTTGCTGCTGCCCGCGCTCTGGTCAGGCATACCTCCATGGAAGCCGAGGATATTGCCAGGGAGGCGCTTGCCGTTGCAGCCGAAATTTGCGTTTACACCAATGATAATATTATAGTTGAAAGATTATAA
- a CDS encoding uncharacterized conserved protein yields the protein MRPLWKGAVSFGLVYVPVKLYPATRSRDVKFNYLHEKCKTPVQYRRYCPYCGSEVPLDEIVRGYEYEKGRYVVLTEADFENLAGEDGKRSVEILDFVDLAEIDPLYYEKAYYLAPGDGGAKVYELLKRAMSETGKAAVARVAIRSRQSLAAIRVSGNALVMNLMHYPDEIQKADAIPEMQYEVSLHQNELKMAVSLISSLSAGFRPEKYTDTYRQELMDLIQAKISGEAVEVPARPDTGKVVDLMEALKASIELAREERGGKAAAEEAGFTGGAGPGKKAARRKTS from the coding sequence ATGCGCCCGTTATGGAAGGGAGCCGTCAGCTTCGGGCTGGTGTATGTGCCCGTTAAACTTTATCCGGCTACCAGGAGCAGGGACGTGAAATTTAACTACCTTCATGAAAAATGCAAAACTCCTGTGCAGTACAGGCGTTACTGTCCTTACTGCGGCTCCGAGGTGCCCCTGGATGAAATTGTGCGCGGGTATGAATATGAAAAAGGCAGGTACGTTGTGCTCACCGAAGCCGACTTTGAAAACCTGGCGGGAGAGGACGGCAAGAGGAGTGTTGAAATTCTGGACTTTGTCGACCTGGCCGAGATCGACCCGCTTTATTACGAAAAAGCATACTACCTGGCGCCGGGGGACGGGGGGGCCAAGGTGTACGAACTGCTGAAAAGGGCCATGAGCGAGACCGGAAAGGCGGCGGTGGCCAGGGTTGCCATCAGAAGCCGCCAGTCCCTGGCGGCAATCCGGGTGAGCGGCAACGCCCTGGTGATGAACTTGATGCACTATCCCGACGAGATTCAGAAGGCAGATGCGATTCCGGAAATGCAATACGAAGTAAGCCTGCATCAAAACGAGCTGAAAATGGCGGTAAGCCTTATCAGCAGCCTTTCCGCCGGGTTCCGCCCGGAGAAATATACCGACACGTACAGGCAGGAGCTGATGGACTTGATTCAGGCCAAAATCAGCGGAGAGGCGGTTGAAGTTCCGGCCAGGCCGGACACCGGGAAGGTTGTCGACCTGATGGAAGCGCTTAAGGCCAGCATAGAGCTGGCCAGAGAAGAACGGGGTGGCAAGGCGGCGGCAGAAGAAGCGGGCTTTACCGGCGGCGCAGGTCCTGGGAAAAAAGCCGCACGGCGCAAAACGTCTTAA
- the XerD gene encoding site-specific recombinase XerD, which produces MYVHIDNFLVYLRVEKNASPRTTESYQKDLFHGLDYFASRLGKEDHAIVPSDIDHRIFRHYLAHMQKQGLARATMARRLAAWRSFYRYLYREKIIDGNPLLRVASPKLEKRLPRFLYEDEAKELVEAPDTKQPLGMRDRALLETLYAGGLRISELVLLDLGDLDISSGYIRVTGKRARERLVPLGSMAVEALQAYLAKARPRLMANSVAKKINNALFLNCRGERLSARGIRKILDKYVEKVSLERKISPHTLRHSFATHLLNAGADLRSVQELMGHVRLSSTQVYTHVTGERLKKVYRKSHPRAKG; this is translated from the coding sequence GTGTACGTTCACATTGATAATTTCCTGGTATATCTCAGGGTAGAAAAAAATGCTTCCCCCAGGACGACGGAGAGCTACCAGAAGGACCTTTTCCACGGCCTGGACTACTTTGCGTCCAGGCTGGGAAAAGAAGACCACGCCATCGTTCCATCGGATATAGATCACAGGATATTCCGCCATTACCTGGCGCATATGCAAAAACAGGGTCTTGCCCGGGCAACCATGGCAAGGCGGCTAGCGGCCTGGCGCTCTTTTTACCGCTACCTTTACAGGGAAAAAATAATTGACGGCAACCCTCTGTTGAGGGTTGCCAGCCCAAAACTGGAGAAGAGGCTGCCGCGATTTTTATATGAAGACGAGGCCAAAGAACTTGTTGAGGCCCCGGATACGAAGCAACCGCTGGGTATGCGCGACCGGGCCCTGCTAGAAACACTGTACGCCGGGGGCTTGAGGATAAGCGAGCTGGTTTTGCTCGATTTGGGCGATCTGGATATATCCTCAGGTTATATCCGGGTAACGGGCAAGCGGGCCAGGGAAAGACTGGTTCCGTTGGGCTCAATGGCGGTTGAGGCTTTACAGGCTTACCTTGCCAAGGCCAGGCCGAGGCTTATGGCAAACTCTGTTGCAAAAAAAATAAACAATGCCCTTTTCCTGAACTGCCGCGGTGAAAGGCTGTCGGCGCGGGGTATCCGTAAAATATTGGACAAATATGTGGAAAAGGTCAGCCTGGAAAGAAAAATCAGCCCGCATACGCTGCGCCACTCTTTCGCCACGCATCTTTTGAACGCCGGCGCCGATTTGCGGTCGGTGCAGGAACTGATGGGCCATGTTCGCCTTTCCAGCACCCAGGTGTACACCCATGTAACCGGTGAAAGGCTGAAAAAGGTATACCGTAAGTCTCACCCCCGGGCGAAGGGGTAG
- the CDC9 gene encoding ATP-dependent DNA ligase — MSDGSLPLLRPMLAVSSRPFDSAEYIYEVKWDGYRGLCYLDGNTVIRSRNLADLTGKFPELAGMHRKVSRKPAILDGEIVLFEKGKPSFAGLQSRGKISELKSISRASAERPVIFIAFDVLYCGGKSVMGLSLIERKRLLEEMVGTGEELVLSRYICGEGRKFFEACVKEGLEGAVAKKLNSVYLPGRRSAYWLKFRHTKEADLVICGYQYGPGGKNLGCLVLGGYHNGRLVYQGKVGTGFSSEEANALLEGLRRLEVAGETLQVPRAEKSRTRWVRPLLVCAVEYLEATAGGCLRHPVYRGLRRDKTPAECPAVAIKVWLDGT, encoded by the coding sequence ATGTCCGACGGATCCTTGCCTCTCCTCCGGCCTATGCTGGCAGTCAGCTCAAGGCCTTTTGACAGCGCGGAATACATTTACGAGGTAAAATGGGACGGCTATCGCGGACTGTGCTACCTGGACGGCAATACCGTGATCCGGTCCCGCAACCTGGCCGATTTGACCGGGAAGTTTCCGGAACTGGCCGGAATGCACCGGAAAGTAAGCCGGAAGCCGGCTATTCTGGACGGGGAAATAGTGCTTTTTGAAAAGGGAAAACCGTCTTTTGCCGGGCTCCAGTCGCGGGGCAAAATAAGCGAGTTGAAGAGTATTAGCCGGGCCTCCGCGGAGCGCCCGGTTATTTTTATCGCCTTTGATGTGCTGTACTGCGGCGGAAAAAGTGTGATGGGGCTGTCTCTGATTGAGCGCAAAAGGCTGCTGGAAGAAATGGTCGGAACGGGGGAGGAACTGGTGCTGTCCCGGTACATCTGCGGGGAGGGCCGGAAGTTTTTCGAGGCGTGCGTGAAAGAGGGCCTGGAAGGCGCTGTGGCAAAAAAGCTGAACAGCGTTTATCTGCCCGGCCGGCGCTCGGCGTACTGGCTGAAATTCCGCCATACCAAAGAGGCCGACCTGGTGATTTGCGGCTACCAGTACGGGCCCGGGGGAAAGAATTTAGGTTGCCTGGTTCTGGGAGGCTATCATAACGGCAGGCTGGTTTACCAGGGCAAGGTAGGAACAGGTTTCAGCAGCGAGGAGGCTAATGCACTGCTGGAAGGGCTTCGCAGGCTGGAAGTCGCAGGGGAAACTTTACAGGTTCCCAGGGCCGAGAAAAGCAGGACCAGGTGGGTGCGTCCCCTTCTTGTCTGCGCCGTGGAATATCTTGAAGCAACCGCAGGTGGATGCCTGCGGCACCCGGTGTACAGGGGGCTGCGCCGGGACAAGACGCCGGCCGAATGCCCGGCGGTAGCAATTAAAGTATGGCTGGACGGCACGTAA